The sequence GGCACAGCGActccaaataaataatttcaatcaTAAAAATTTCAATCGATACAAAGACGTTTCACTAAAGATGATTACTGAGCCATAATATTTTTAACTTGACATTTATTCTAAGGAAAATGCTTTTCGACTTCTCGGTGAATGAcgatgttttatttatttctatgtcGCGCGGGaagttgatttttattttcaacattttaaagttGAATAATGAAATCGAACGATCATACCTAGGCTACAGAGAACACCATATTACCTGGTTATGAGGGATACTAGTATATAAGCAGGGTTGTGTCCTTAAAGTTGCCAAACCCTACTACTGAAGTGTTAATTTGCGCTCTATACTTACACATGTAATCGGATAGGTCTATTGTTTAACCACTTATCAAGTGCAAAATAAGACAATCATTTTGCAGAGATTTTGATTTACTTTACAGTCATATCGCTTTTTACTTTGTCACAAACTGCAAGTTCTCAGAAAATTAGGAAAACAGTGTAAATTCATAGGCTTTAATTAGCAAATTGTGCATTCCTAAGCATCAGCACTGAGGTAAAAGTGCCTGTAATTGCACTGTTAAAATGTGAGGTTACCTAACTAGAGATGCAATATAGACAATGTCAAATACAATAACCCTAAAAGATTaataatttttgaacacactgtATCCCTAATGTGACTCGCCATTTTCTCCTCGACTTTTGTTCAGACAAGGTAATGTATAAGCTTTATGAGTatcaataaaacaaaagatAAGATTTTTTAAAGGCGAAAACGTAATTCCACGTTCGTCTAAAGAGACGCTGTTTTCTCAACGGCTACATTCAGTATTCAAACCCAAATATCCAACATGACTTCTCCTAATTTCATGACGGAAAGTTTCACTTTTATCGGCCcttcaggtagtatgcgccttgaaaatatataaacttttgctcaatttttccTAACTAAACGTTCAACTAtgcattctcttaccaaatcaagaatatacATCAGTGACCAcaatgcaaagttttgaactaggAAAACAACCTACCCAACatttaacgatatttgaaatgtccaaaatggttgccatccctatgttaactctatgagtgaaaatgaaattttctatttttgaaaagctaagacggtgaaaatgtttctAACTCCAAggattttaaaatgagccccgacAAGTgattgatcagaaaagaataataCAAGTTAGAGACTTCGAATATATGTCGTCGAGGCGTATTCTATTTTGAGAAAGCTTTCATCGAATGCCTTTATAATATTTTCTTCCAACTTCCCCTGCCTCTTCTTCTGTAACTAAATTCGGTACAACCGGTTTGACTGCAATGAATAATTTCAAAGTATTGATTTTAACGATGCGATTAATCCTTATTTACTATTGAGATTTCAGACTGGCCATTAagataatttgaaattaattatAAGCTATTGAAAAACTATATCTGATACTTAGTGCATGCTTTGTGATCAGTTCCACGACTTAATTCGGACTTTCTGTTTAATTTTCATAGGCAGGGTTCTTACGACCGTCAGAGTGGAAACCATTACCAAGATCTTCATCTTCGGCTTGAGGTGTTGATATGCCACCCTTATCTTGATTTGTAGCATGACTCCCTGAGTCTTGTTCTGTCGACGCAGTACGCTGTTCACTACTGTCTTCAAACCGAGCGCGTCGGGCTTTCTGTTCGACAAGTTTTTGCACGCTGTTCGGAGACTTCTTGTCTTTAGTCTCATCGCTACCACGTCCGCAATTGAGGATGCTGGCGAACTCTCGGCGAAAGTTGCTGCCAAAGATGGCGTAGATGAACGGGTTGATCCAGCTGTTGGCGAGGGCGATGGTGACCGATAGCATTTGCATGGTTCTGTGTTGAGCCTCGGGCACCAAGTTGGGCATGTAAAAGAAGAGAATGCGCCTTACTCGGAGTGGGCACCACCCTATTGCAAACATCACCACTACAATGATGAGCATCTTTATCGCTCTTCTTTTTCGCTTACGAGAAACGTCATTTGGAGAGTTTCCAAAGTACAGAACGTTAATCATTTTGGCGTACAGAACGGATATCACAACGAGAGGGATGAAGTACACCAGCAAAAAGTCAGTGAGAGCTACTATTTTCACGTCATACACCGACTCGATGAAGTCACACTTGAGGATAGTAACGTTCTGTCCATTGACTTCGAATGTCTTGGAGATGACACCGTGGATCGCTATTTGGTTGCAGGAGTAGACGAAAGAGGCAAACCAAGTCAACAGGATCATCATCCTAGCTTGCTTGATGGAAATCTGCCGCTTCATCGGGGTGACGATGGCACGGTAGCGATCGATGGCGATGCTGAGGAGCGAGAATATGGTCGAATTAAGGCTGGACCATGATACGGTCATCACAGAGTCGCAGAGGAACTCATTGCTGAGTCCGTCAAGCCCGAAAATGCTGAGGACCCTGATTGGGACGAACAAGACTCCCACGCAGATATCTGACACGGACACCGATGCAATGAAATGGTTTGTGACCGAGTTGGCCAGATGCTTTCGGCGGTAAATGGCGGCGATGACCAGCAAGTTACCAACAACAATTAGGAAACTGTTCCCTAAACTAATACCAGCCAGTAACCAACGAAATACACTGTTGTCCGGTCCTCCAACTTTGCCGCCAACGCCGTGAAAAGTGTCGTTTTGAGCCATGGCTGGTACTCTTTCGATCATGGTATGCTCGACAGCTTTTCAAAAATCGTGCTCCCATATTTATACTCTAGTCGCTTATATTGATGGACAAGTCAATGACATTAATCATGACTTTATCCTGAACACGCATCACGATAACAAGAATTTGCATTTTCTTGGGTCACCGCCTACATAAAGGCATTGAATTAATTGGGTGGAGACCCTGTTTGACAACCAGCTTTTTCTATTGGATGAAAAGCTTTACTATTAGAAAAGGGGCGTCGATAGATAAAGCCCATACAACATGAACATGCCCATGTATAGACACAACATCTTATAAAGGTGAATTGCATATAATACCACATCTCCAAAGCGGTGACAAAGTTCCttaaatatttctattttcCAAAATCGACACACCCTCACAATTAATGGGACACCgaaacaaaatgcaaatttataatTGCTAAAGGAAAAGCATAATATCAACGAAAACAtggaattttgttgtttaccgACAAGCAAAACCATTAAGCTGAAAGCGCACTTATGCGCAGTCAATAAGCATGTAGCTGTTGTGAAAAGACAGGATTTTAGTCAAAGAGTTTTGAAACTGTCAAGCGACTCCAAATTTCACCAAGACACTTTGACAGTTTCGAAATGTACGCACACACTCCATTTCTCTGATACGGAAAACAAACCGAACGTCTCTTTTGATATTGTAAAAGGACCAGAGcaatttcatccaaattttcGCGAAATCTCATATTACAAATATCCTGTAGAAGTTTCATCATGGCTTTATCGaggtatttccaaattctgcAGACTTTGCCCGAAGAGAATCAATACTGAAAGATTTATGTGAATAACGAGGGACCAAAACGTGCGGTTAAAGTGCGTAAGCGGGAAAAATGTGCACACGCATTAGCCTACAGTTGCAGGCATTAACGACCATAAGCACGTTGAAGCGTTTGGGTTCAACTGATAGAACTATGGTTCAATTACTCGAGCTTTGACAGCCTCGGGATACAAATCTTCAGCTTGTTCTGAGTCGCTTTGTACAGTACAAACCATTCTCATCGAAGCGTGTGGTCACCATGACAAGAACAGcaagaagaaaaacaacatgCACTGAGTCTTAACTAAACGTCACTGATCTGATTTTCCAGTCATACATATTTACTCTAACGCACAAATCACCGCTTTCCAGGGTTAAGAAGTTCGACGCTGTGTCTACGGAGGATTCCTTAAGATTTAACATAGACAGGAACCATGGAATAGTTTAGCGGAGGGTCTGTCGAACTCTCAGCTTTAAATTGCTTATTCAATTGAATCATATCTTGCGAATTAACGAATTAAGTTACCTAAAGATAATTCATTCAGCCTTCTACTCGAcaaaaagaaagagaagaagcacaattttacaaatattatagTTATTGTACCCGTAATACATGTAGCCTATCAAGGTAAAAACAATCAAGGATTTTGAACTTCTGTCAAAGAACTTCAATACCAATAGTCTTTTAAATACTATTGTTGTCAATTTTCTGTAATCATGTTCTTCGTTATTACTCCCCTTGAAAGCCAATTACCTTTATAGAATTATGCCCGTTACGAGCAGATAATAAGCAGAAATAAACTAACGTTCGGGGCGACAAAGGAGGTGAATGTAACGCTGGACATTGACCCGCATCACTTGACAAGTGGAATAAGTAACAAGTACTTGACAGGTGGAATAAATTACATTGACATGAAGTAGAAATGAAACGCTAAGGCTACTCAAGTATATGGTATGATTTTGTTATGCGGTGGTACAGTGCAGTACATACCCCTATATTATACACTAACTTATATAAACATCATTGTATCAGTATAAAACAGATAAAAGTTGCACTGCTGACAAATACTGATAATGTTTCTTATCACTGGGCACATCACTTCAAGACCTCGCATCATTTATGCTTTATTACTTTGTCGGTGAGTCTTCAAAATTGACGCTATATCACTCCCTAGCTACTGCCTAGCTCATATCTTTAATGGTCCATCATTTGTGAGGTTGCCTCTCCTAAGAGCTCCGTAATACGTATAAGAAGACGGAGTACTTTCAGTTGGTAATTTACTATTGATCTAATGGGTAATAGTCTCCAACAATATCGATAGTaaagaaaatgaagaaagagATTAATAAAGGGGTAGTACATAACCTTGGTCAAATTAGTGATTTAATGCACGTTCTCTATTTGGTTGTATATCTAAAGAAGTGCTCAGCCTAATGTTCATCAATTTTAATAGCATACAGAATGTGTAACAATTTTGCatgcaaaatgttcaacaagTTGATATAGAGATTATGTAGCATTTAGTGTGCAGAAAGTGTAGCATTTTAGCGATGAGATGCAGAATGCTTAGCATACAGAATGTTTAGTAATTTAAATTTAGCGTACAAAAGGCTTAGCAATTTAGCCAACACAAGTTTTAGGCTGGGAAGGATATGTTGCGAAATGTTGACGGGTGTGGCTGGCAGAAATCTATGCTACTTTGGGTGACTCAGTTTTGAAGACCGAATGCTATTACGGCAAAATTtccaacaaattaaatgaagtTAGATTAATATATAAACATGTACACTATTTGCGCGATGAAAGAAGTAAGGTCATGTCATAGTATAAAGTAATCAAAAATTCGCGCATTTAGATAGTTCCTGTAATTAAATTCTGTATCTCAAAAAGTACAGAGCAAAATAAGCCGAACAATGCCCcataaaaattttaatatttgcttGATTTGCATGACCCTGCAttcgtgtctgtctgtttgttttcgTTTCCTGCTCTTTGCAATTAAACTATGACAAATTGAAACAACACTAAGTAAAGCTGAGGAAGCTATCTAAGCAAAGTAAAAAAGTATGTTTTGGATCATACACAGACAGCGAGTTATGTATGACACCCTTTTAAACAAAGCCAGTCTTTGGTTCAGGTACAtcagacattttgaattcaTTCTCACGTGAACCACCTAGGTCATTCCTGCACTGACTTTcttcggctgactcgcagcgtgtttgcaaggttatatctgattggtcgattgtcactattcacagccacttagggagtctatttgtattgttttcattatattggtaagattcagccacccaattggataacagcttcgaaatcgctgcgagtcggcccactttcttatttgaaatttgaagcaTTTAATCACACTCCGGAGCTAACACCTGTGTAGCACATATCCATTTTGTCAAGGGATACGCAAATTGTCACCGTACATTTTTTTTGTGTTACAGGTAACATCTTCGGCCTAAGTAAATGATCACCGTACATATCTTTGTCACAGGTGACATCTTGGGCTCTTTAATTGGAAACGTTATTACTAATAATCCGGAGGGTGACGTCACTTGttttgacaaagctataatataatataatatactgTAATCGCATACAACGCCTACTtcgtaaatatgcaaaatataaaCCTACACATTTTCAGCAAACTTGCTCAATAGTCTGCTCCTTGAATTGTCCTTGCTTGTAAGGTTATGATTCGGTGTTTGCTAATTCATTCACTGAATGATCATGCCTGATCATGTCTcggaaataaaatattcaaatgtcgATCATTCGAGCATGCTGAAGCACTCCATTTCCGTGATTATCTAGCTCGtcagggcatcatcaagtttttATGAAGAATATGTGAGCAGTTAATGCTGAAGCGGCAGCTATTTCGAGTAAGTTTCCCAGAAATGATTTCCAACAGTTTTGTGGGAAAGAAGGAGGCAATGAAATATTCGATAATATGCACGTTTGTGGTCCAGATGTTTATTTACGTCATCGAATGTGTGTAAACATACACACTTACAAATGTATCACATGGTTTAGCTGACTGGCGATCAAAAGAGAGAATCTTTTTCCCTTAAAtggaatatatttgtaaaatagcATGCCATGATAGTACTACTCCCAAAACATGTCGAAATATCAACTCTAACAGTTTGTGTAATGTTTAATGTTCTTTAGAGCGATACCAATGTATTTTGTATTATACGTGTTGTGTTGGCAAGGTTTATAgttgtatttcaacacacttgAAGTAATGGACCGTTTTTTTATAACAGAGTGGTGAAAACTTTAAAGCTACAGTGAACAGTTTACATGCTCATCGACAAAGTGATTAACCTACGTACTGAAAGTACGATATTGAATTTGTATGTAAAATCGTTACTAGAAAGTCATGTTAAATATCTCACAATACAATTAACCAACCAGATCTCAGTAACAAAGTTACATAGGATTATTGTAGCCTGGTCTCTGCGTTTACATCTAAAATACAACAGCAATAATTATTCGAATTTGTACTACGGCTTCAAGTCTATAAAGAAGGAGCAAGTTTGCAATGCTTTTTAtatttaacaacaacaacaacaacaacaacaacaacaacaacaacaacaacatcacaaCAACGACAATCATAATCATCGTCATTATCAGCAGCGGCAAATACAAACAATACAGGCATAATACTTTAAAAGACAACATATGAATAATATTAATTTGCCTATGTAAAACCTTAACACATTCATCAAGTTTCTATCTATTTATCGTA comes from Ptychodera flava strain L36383 chromosome 8, AS_Pfla_20210202, whole genome shotgun sequence and encodes:
- the LOC139139516 gene encoding galanin receptor 2a-like encodes the protein MIERVPAMAQNDTFHGVGGKVGGPDNSVFRWLLAGISLGNSFLIVVGNLLVIAAIYRRKHLANSVTNHFIASVSVSDICVGVLFVPIRVLSIFGLDGLSNEFLCDSVMTVSWSSLNSTIFSLLSIAIDRYRAIVTPMKRQISIKQARMMILLTWFASFVYSCNQIAIHGVISKTFEVNGQNVTILKCDFIESVYDVKIVALTDFLLVYFIPLVVISVLYAKMINVLYFGNSPNDVSRKRKRRAIKMLIIVVVMFAIGWCPLRVRRILFFYMPNLVPEAQHRTMQMLSVTIALANSWINPFIYAIFGSNFRREFASILNCGRGSDETKDKKSPNSVQKLVEQKARRARFEDSSEQRTASTEQDSGSHATNQDKGGISTPQAEDEDLGNGFHSDGRKNPAYEN